In Deinococcus sp. Marseille-Q6407, a single window of DNA contains:
- a CDS encoding bile acid:sodium symporter family protein, translating to MTGTAAIPPGRAERLAVTVFPVLVVLSGLAGYLLPGTFKSLGSLVPWGLGLIMFFMGATLTLPDFARIASRPLIVAAGVAAQYVIMPLLAWGVARLLQLPPELATGLILLGCVPGGTASNVVTYLARGDVALSVSLTTASTLLAPIMTPLLTLWLMGQATQVSFSALMISILKTVLLPVVLGVIVRVFFPRGIEAVQPLLPWLSTLAISFIVAVIVGGAAERLATAGLLVLVAVVLHNGLGLLLGYLVGRSMGLSAAAQRTLAFEVGMQNSGLAASLATLHFSPLAALPGAVAAVWHNLSGAMLAAVFARQPLPEEQPVSPATTEPLG from the coding sequence GTGACCGGTACGGCAGCTATCCCACCAGGCCGCGCCGAGCGGCTGGCCGTCACGGTTTTCCCGGTATTGGTCGTGCTGAGCGGCCTGGCCGGTTATCTCCTGCCGGGCACCTTCAAGTCGCTGGGATCGCTGGTACCCTGGGGGCTGGGGCTGATCATGTTCTTTATGGGGGCCACGCTGACCCTACCGGATTTTGCCCGGATTGCCAGCCGCCCCTTGATTGTGGCAGCCGGTGTGGCTGCGCAGTATGTCATCATGCCGCTGCTGGCCTGGGGCGTGGCAAGGCTGCTACAGCTGCCACCCGAACTGGCCACGGGACTGATTCTGCTGGGCTGTGTGCCCGGCGGCACTGCCTCCAATGTGGTGACCTATCTGGCCCGCGGTGACGTGGCACTTTCGGTCTCGCTGACCACCGCTTCAACTCTGCTGGCTCCCATCATGACGCCGCTGCTGACGTTATGGCTGATGGGGCAGGCGACCCAGGTCAGCTTCAGTGCCCTGATGATCTCTATTCTCAAGACGGTGCTGCTGCCGGTGGTGCTGGGCGTCATCGTGCGGGTCTTTTTTCCGCGTGGAATCGAAGCGGTGCAGCCGCTGCTGCCCTGGCTCTCGACCTTGGCCATCAGCTTTATCGTGGCCGTGATTGTGGGAGGCGCCGCCGAGCGGCTGGCAACCGCTGGCCTGCTGGTGCTGGTTGCAGTGGTGCTGCACAATGGCCTCGGCCTGCTGCTGGGCTACCTGGTTGGCCGCAGCATGGGCCTCAGCGCCGCCGCGCAGCGCACTCTGGCTTTTGAAGTCGGTATGCAGAACTCGGGGCTGGCCGCTTCGCTGGCAACCCTGCATTTCTCGCCGCTGGCTGCGCTGCCCGGTGCTGTCGCCGCCGTGTGGCACAACCTCTCGGGCGCCATGCTGGCCGCTGTATTTGCCCGGCAGCCACTGCCTGAAGAGCAGCCGGTCAGCCCAGCCACTACTGAGCCCCTAGGCTGA
- a CDS encoding HPr family phosphocarrier protein produces the protein MEQKFIVTDEHGLHARPASAVVKAATPFAADLKLVAGDKSVNLKSLMSVLSMGLTKGSAFTLTAEGEDAQQALDTVSQTLIDQGLAQRA, from the coding sequence ATGGAACAGAAGTTTATCGTGACCGACGAACATGGCCTGCACGCCCGTCCCGCTTCGGCAGTGGTCAAGGCGGCCACGCCTTTCGCGGCCGATCTGAAACTGGTGGCCGGTGACAAGTCCGTGAACCTCAAGAGCCTGATGAGCGTGCTGAGCATGGGCCTGACCAAGGGCAGCGCCTTTACCCTGACGGCGGAAGGTGAAGACGCGCAGCAGGCACTGGACACTGTCAGCCAGACGCTGATTGATCAGGGACTGGCGCAGCGTGCCTGA
- a CDS encoding AI-2E family transporter, whose amino-acid sequence MTTPPASVRIINLVPAALMTIGALLLINFFSHVASPLMAVVLALLIATALNPVVRTLSRWMPRGLAAAATVLVLTAVLLASVLLTLPPLFAQLSNLAALVPTNVGQLQDILGNLQQRYPQLEPLLNLNSDALRQVENWAGGWLSRSAGSLVSKVTELGLGIFLALVTLVMIIYALANPTPLINGAIGAVPQGYRIKATRALAQILMQMGAWGRATVLLMLLMGGAMAAGLYFLGLENWLIFGLLAAVGELIPDIGSIIATAIPAVFALAVDPKIAVYVVILSIVLHVLEAYVVAPMLMSGAAKMHPLSVMAGILLFGSVFGLVGAFLTVPFLIVIKALYENFYLTDRPNISDDVAQALIRGDVEEELAEERKQQERQDEEQETAKPAARDESGVSLDQLEGLLGDTPEDQAGSAPGAKSSVTLSPAPTDPGTKAPPRR is encoded by the coding sequence ATGACCACCCCACCTGCCTCGGTCCGCATCATCAATCTGGTGCCGGCCGCCCTGATGACTATTGGCGCGCTGCTGCTGATCAACTTCTTCAGTCATGTCGCCTCGCCGCTGATGGCTGTCGTCCTGGCGCTCCTGATTGCCACAGCGCTCAACCCGGTCGTGAGGACACTCTCGCGCTGGATGCCGCGTGGTCTGGCCGCTGCCGCCACTGTGCTGGTGCTGACGGCTGTGCTGCTTGCCAGCGTGCTGCTGACCTTGCCGCCCCTGTTCGCGCAGCTGAGTAACCTCGCTGCACTGGTGCCTACCAATGTGGGCCAGCTGCAGGACATTCTGGGCAATCTGCAGCAGCGTTACCCGCAGCTGGAACCGCTGCTGAACCTCAACAGCGACGCCCTGCGCCAGGTGGAGAACTGGGCCGGCGGCTGGCTGTCGCGTTCGGCCGGCTCGCTGGTGAGCAAGGTCACCGAGCTGGGACTGGGTATTTTTCTGGCCCTGGTCACGCTGGTCATGATCATCTACGCCCTGGCCAACCCCACCCCGCTGATCAACGGTGCCATCGGCGCGGTGCCGCAGGGTTACCGGATCAAGGCCACCCGCGCGCTGGCGCAGATTCTGATGCAGATGGGCGCCTGGGGCCGCGCCACCGTCCTGCTGATGCTGCTGATGGGCGGAGCGATGGCGGCCGGGCTGTATTTCCTGGGCCTGGAAAACTGGCTGATTTTCGGGTTGCTGGCGGCGGTCGGTGAGCTGATTCCGGATATCGGGTCCATTATCGCCACGGCCATTCCGGCCGTGTTCGCTCTGGCCGTCGACCCCAAAATCGCTGTCTATGTGGTGATTCTTTCTATCGTGCTGCACGTGCTGGAAGCCTACGTGGTCGCGCCGATGCTGATGAGCGGCGCCGCCAAGATGCATCCCCTTTCGGTCATGGCCGGCATCCTGCTGTTCGGCAGCGTGTTCGGGCTGGTCGGCGCCTTTCTCACGGTGCCGTTTCTGATCGTGATCAAGGCGCTGTACGAGAACTTCTACCTCACCGACCGCCCCAATATCAGTGACGACGTGGCCCAGGCCCTGATTCGCGGCGATGTGGAAGAGGAGCTGGCCGAGGAAAGAAAGCAGCAGGAACGGCAGGACGAGGAGCAAGAGACCGCGAAACCGGCCGCGCGGGACGAGAGCGGTGTATCGTTGGATCAGCTCGAAGGCTTACTCGGCGACACGCCGGAGGACCAGGCAGGCAGCGCTCCTGGAGCAAAGAGTAGTGTGACCCTTTCGCCGGCGCCAACCGATCCCGGCACCAAGGCTCCTCCCCGGCGCTGA
- the ptsG gene encoding glucose-specific PTS transporter subunit IIBC yields MTQTPVRQPVSAASPSPTGPRKSLFGSLQEIGKALMLPVAVLPAAGLLLGVGSALNDKSYTWYNSIPDWLHFIGKLMVGASDVIFGNLPIIFAMGVAVGLSSGAGVAALAALVGFLVMNSTMSAWLGLGDADKFAAVKDAQPGAYASVLGIPTLQTGVFGGIIMGLLAAWLYNRYKDIQLPQWLGFFAGRRFVPIVTAAAAIFLGIALTFLWPPIQQGLNAFSNFAVNEQPTLAAALFGFINRLLIPFGLHHIWYQPFWFIAGDYTNPATGEIVHGDLTRYLAGDKTAGTFMTGFFPIMGYALPAAALAIYQEARPERKAAVGGIMLSAALTSFLTGITEPIEFAFMFVAPVLYVFHAAMTGLSFALMHLFNIHAGFTFSGGFIDYVLLWPKSQNAILVPLFGLAFAAIYYVVFRFLIRRLNLATPGREAEEEVTASAAAVVPADEKEEAVEILRAFGGPDNIHNLDACITRLRVTVNDKNRVSKARLQQLGASGVLEVGNSVQAVYGTRSDRIKETMQQVIAQGGYTEVSIPAAPQAAPQPMPVQDPVSASHPGLPQDWTMPLDGRVVPLSEVPDEVFSGGMMGQGFAIEPASGEVRSPVTGEVVTLFPTHHALGLRADNGLEVLVHVGIDTVNLQGEGFTPLVQQGDRVTAGQPLLRVDLDTVRGRVPSLLTPVLFTNLDDSQRVELDGGRVRIS; encoded by the coding sequence ATGACCCAAACGCCCGTCAGGCAGCCTGTTTCTGCCGCTTCCCCCAGCCCCACAGGACCGCGTAAGAGCCTGTTCGGTTCCTTACAGGAAATCGGCAAGGCCCTAATGCTGCCGGTCGCCGTATTGCCGGCCGCCGGTCTTCTGCTGGGCGTCGGCTCAGCGCTCAACGACAAGTCCTATACCTGGTACAACTCCATCCCCGACTGGCTGCATTTCATCGGCAAGCTGATGGTGGGCGCGTCCGACGTTATTTTCGGCAACCTGCCTATCATCTTCGCCATGGGCGTGGCCGTGGGCCTCAGCAGCGGCGCTGGCGTGGCCGCGCTGGCTGCCCTGGTGGGCTTTTTGGTGATGAACTCCACCATGAGCGCCTGGCTGGGCCTGGGCGACGCCGACAAATTTGCGGCAGTCAAAGACGCGCAGCCGGGCGCCTACGCGAGCGTTCTAGGGATTCCCACCCTGCAAACTGGGGTCTTCGGTGGCATCATCATGGGCCTGCTGGCGGCCTGGCTTTATAACCGCTACAAGGACATTCAGCTGCCACAGTGGCTGGGCTTTTTTGCCGGGCGCCGTTTTGTGCCGATCGTGACGGCAGCGGCGGCCATTTTCCTGGGCATCGCCCTGACTTTTCTGTGGCCGCCGATTCAGCAGGGCCTGAATGCCTTTTCCAACTTTGCGGTCAACGAGCAGCCCACCCTGGCCGCCGCTCTGTTTGGCTTTATCAACCGCCTGCTGATTCCCTTTGGGCTGCACCACATCTGGTATCAGCCGTTCTGGTTTATCGCCGGTGACTACACTAACCCGGCCACCGGCGAGATTGTGCACGGCGACCTGACCCGGTATCTGGCCGGCGACAAGACGGCCGGCACTTTCATGACCGGTTTCTTCCCGATCATGGGGTACGCCCTGCCGGCGGCGGCGCTGGCCATTTATCAGGAAGCCCGCCCCGAGCGCAAGGCAGCTGTAGGCGGCATCATGCTCTCGGCGGCGCTGACCTCTTTCCTGACCGGCATCACCGAGCCGATCGAATTCGCTTTCATGTTCGTGGCGCCGGTGCTGTACGTGTTTCACGCCGCCATGACTGGCCTCAGCTTTGCGCTGATGCACCTTTTCAATATCCACGCTGGCTTTACTTTCTCGGGTGGCTTTATTGACTACGTGCTGCTGTGGCCCAAGAGCCAGAACGCGATCCTCGTTCCGCTGTTCGGTCTGGCCTTCGCCGCTATTTATTACGTGGTGTTCCGCTTCCTGATTCGCCGACTGAACCTGGCGACCCCCGGCCGCGAGGCCGAGGAAGAAGTGACTGCCAGCGCCGCCGCTGTGGTGCCCGCCGACGAGAAAGAAGAAGCGGTGGAAATTCTGCGTGCTTTTGGCGGCCCGGACAACATCCATAACCTGGACGCCTGTATCACCCGCCTGCGCGTTACCGTGAACGACAAAAACCGCGTCAGCAAGGCGCGCTTGCAGCAGCTGGGCGCGTCCGGCGTGCTGGAAGTGGGCAACTCGGTGCAGGCCGTATACGGCACCCGCTCTGACCGCATCAAGGAAACCATGCAGCAGGTGATCGCTCAGGGTGGCTACACCGAGGTCAGCATCCCGGCCGCGCCCCAGGCTGCGCCGCAGCCGATGCCAGTGCAGGACCCGGTCAGTGCGTCTCACCCCGGCTTGCCGCAGGACTGGACCATGCCTCTGGACGGCCGCGTGGTGCCGCTCAGCGAGGTGCCGGACGAAGTGTTCAGCGGCGGCATGATGGGCCAGGGCTTTGCCATCGAGCCGGCCAGCGGCGAGGTGCGGAGCCCTGTGACCGGCGAAGTGGTGACCCTGTTCCCCACCCACCACGCGCTGGGCCTGCGGGCCGACAACGGCCTGGAAGTGCTGGTCCACGTGGGCATTGACACCGTAAACCTGCAGGGCGAGGGCTTTACCCCGCTGGTGCAGCAGGGTGACCGCGTCACGGCCGGCCAGCCGCTGCTGCGGGTGGACCTGGACACTGTCCGTGGCCGGGTGCCCAGCCTGCTGACCCCGGTGCTGTTTACCAACCTGGACGACAGCCAGCGGGTCGAGCTGGACGGCGGCCGGGTGCGCATCAGCTGA
- a CDS encoding SIS domain-containing protein — MTTAHPTDPLMLQETREIPRVLREQRERNAAVTGALAARLRGQLPPYAITVARGSSDHAGRVIKYALEVGLGLPVGSMGPSVQTVYGRELHLDGALVIAISQSGASPDVVETVQAARRSGAITLALVNVEDSDLAQAAEWVLPLHCGPEKAVAATKSYLASLHALMPLLAELMDDQKLHAALDCLPDLCEQTLGLEAQARELAERYRFAENLIVLSRGLHFGVGEEAALKLKETSGLHAEAYSAAEFSHGPKRLIAEGVPLLGLTSQDAAATTTAEAYQALRGDGADLRTLGSAAGSDLQVPGSGHPFTDPLLTALGFYLFAAHVSLERGNDPDRPPLLNKVTRTR, encoded by the coding sequence ATGACGACAGCCCATCCGACCGACCCTTTGATGCTGCAGGAGACCCGCGAGATTCCCCGCGTGCTGCGTGAGCAGCGAGAGCGCAACGCTGCCGTGACCGGGGCGCTGGCCGCCCGCCTACGGGGGCAACTGCCTCCCTACGCCATTACGGTGGCGCGGGGCAGCAGCGACCATGCCGGCCGGGTGATCAAATACGCGCTGGAAGTGGGCCTGGGCCTGCCGGTGGGCAGCATGGGCCCCAGTGTTCAGACGGTGTATGGCCGCGAACTTCATCTGGACGGCGCTCTGGTCATCGCCATTTCGCAGTCGGGAGCCAGTCCGGATGTGGTGGAGACGGTGCAGGCGGCCCGCCGCAGCGGCGCCATTACCCTGGCGCTGGTCAATGTGGAAGACAGTGACCTGGCCCAGGCGGCCGAGTGGGTGCTGCCCCTGCACTGCGGACCCGAAAAAGCTGTGGCAGCCACCAAGAGCTACCTGGCCAGCCTGCATGCCCTGATGCCGCTACTGGCTGAGCTGATGGACGACCAGAAGCTGCACGCTGCGCTGGACTGCTTGCCGGACCTCTGCGAGCAGACACTGGGGCTGGAAGCTCAGGCCCGGGAGCTGGCAGAACGCTACCGCTTTGCTGAGAACCTGATTGTCCTCTCGCGTGGGTTGCACTTCGGAGTGGGAGAAGAAGCCGCCCTCAAACTGAAGGAAACCAGTGGCCTGCACGCCGAAGCCTACTCGGCAGCCGAATTCAGCCACGGCCCCAAGCGCCTGATTGCCGAAGGCGTGCCGCTGCTGGGGCTGACCTCACAGGATGCTGCCGCCACCACCACCGCCGAGGCATATCAGGCCCTGCGGGGGGATGGCGCCGACCTGCGGACTCTGGGCTCGGCCGCCGGCAGCGACCTGCAGGTCCCGGGCAGCGGCCATCCTTTTACCGATCCTCTGCTGACGGCACTGGGTTTTTATCTATTTGCGGCGCATGTGTCGCTGGAGCGGGGCAACGACCCCGACCGGCCGCCGCTGCTGAACAAAGTGACTCGCACCCGCTGA
- the nagA gene encoding N-acetylglucosamine-6-phosphate deacetylase — MSRIPEQRGAGASHPLLELSGWLVLPHGTAASFGRLSFGQWIESMETLEESQDQPRRYILPGFIDTHVHGGGGGDTMDGVAGIQTLSRLHARHGTTSLLATTITNPWERIMAALQAVRQVMDLQAQQQAQGRVPTGAQVLGAHLEGPFISPQRLGAQYPATREPTPELIAEVLAAECVRAITLAPEVPGIAAAAQQLAAAGVRMGVGHTRADGDQTAAFLQELAPLGRLAATHLFNAMGGIEGRVPGPPGALLSHPQVFPEVIFDLQHVHPLNLQLARAACPDRVMLITDAMRAAGQGDGESELGGQAVTVRDGRATLADGTLAGSVLTMDQALRNAVGAGVPLPEASRMASAHPARSLGLTDRGELREGLRADLVVLDEDLQVVDVYIGGQRLAPVPQGEI, encoded by the coding sequence ATGAGCCGCATTCCGGAGCAGCGGGGAGCGGGGGCTAGTCATCCCCTGCTGGAACTTTCCGGCTGGCTGGTGCTGCCGCATGGCACGGCCGCTTCTTTCGGCCGGCTGAGTTTCGGCCAGTGGATCGAGAGCATGGAAACGCTGGAGGAGTCTCAGGATCAGCCCCGGCGCTACATCCTGCCCGGATTTATTGATACCCACGTGCATGGCGGCGGTGGCGGCGACACCATGGACGGTGTGGCAGGTATCCAGACCCTCAGCCGGCTGCACGCCCGGCACGGCACCACGTCACTGCTGGCCACCACCATCACCAACCCCTGGGAGCGGATTATGGCGGCCCTGCAGGCGGTGCGTCAGGTGATGGACTTGCAGGCGCAGCAGCAGGCTCAGGGCAGAGTGCCCACTGGTGCGCAGGTGCTGGGAGCCCATCTGGAAGGGCCTTTTATCAGCCCGCAGCGCCTGGGCGCGCAGTATCCGGCCACCCGGGAGCCTACCCCGGAACTGATCGCGGAGGTGCTGGCTGCAGAGTGCGTGCGGGCCATTACCCTGGCGCCGGAAGTGCCCGGAATCGCTGCGGCAGCGCAGCAGCTGGCCGCCGCCGGAGTGCGCATGGGAGTGGGGCACACCCGCGCCGACGGCGACCAGACGGCCGCGTTCTTGCAGGAACTGGCCCCGCTGGGACGGCTGGCCGCCACCCACCTCTTTAACGCGATGGGCGGCATCGAGGGCCGAGTGCCGGGACCGCCCGGCGCCCTGCTGAGCCATCCCCAGGTCTTTCCGGAAGTAATTTTCGACCTGCAGCACGTGCATCCCCTCAACCTGCAGTTGGCCCGAGCCGCCTGTCCGGACCGGGTCATGCTGATCACCGACGCCATGCGGGCCGCCGGCCAGGGTGACGGCGAAAGCGAACTGGGCGGACAGGCGGTCACTGTGCGTGACGGCCGCGCCACCCTGGCAGACGGCACCCTGGCCGGCAGCGTGCTGACCATGGACCAGGCCCTCCGCAACGCAGTCGGCGCTGGCGTGCCGCTGCCAGAAGCCAGCCGGATGGCCTCGGCTCACCCGGCCCGCTCGCTGGGCCTGACCGACCGCGGCGAGTTGCGCGAGGGCCTGCGTGCCGATCTGGTGGTGCTGGACGAAGACCTGCAAGTGGTGGACGTCTACATTGGCGGGCAGCGCTTGGCACCTGTGCCTCAAGGAGAGATATGA
- the ptsP gene encoding phosphoenolpyruvate--protein phosphotransferase, whose protein sequence is MPEPELLAGDQASIRSPAQEATALDVARRLTGIAASPGLGIGRAFVLRPPDLTFEAQTEGADPAEQQRRFDAALEQSRAELQAVRDRTAEQLGEEHAEIFDAHLLLLADPELLEQVTAGLKQGQSAETALSQVSETFIAVFETMDDEYMRERAADLRDVRDRVLSHLLGRPLSSLGDLREPSILVAHDLAPSDTAALDRSLVRGVVTAVGGRTSHSAIMARGLGLPAVVGAGEAALTIANGTPLIVDGELGRVLVEPGESALAEAQARARSYSEHRDRLLALVGTEGRTLDGERIELAANIGSPGDLPIALDYGAEGVGLYRTEFLYMAQDRLPTEEEQFSAYRQVLEGMNGRPVIIRTLDIGGDKAAPYLNLPQETNPFLGFRAIRLCLARPDIFRVQLRALLRASAYGNLRIMFPMVATLEEFRQARGLLEEERTRLEVEGVSVAEHVPLGMMIEVPAAAVLAETFAREAEFFSVGSNDLIGYSMAADRLNEQVSGLYQPLNPSVLKMIALTCEGAQKHGRWVGVCGEMAGDRLAMPLLVGMGVTELSMSAPALLSRREQLLNLNLSQAREVAAEALTLGTAAEVEALVHRAFGTAAEELAGV, encoded by the coding sequence GTGCCTGAACCTGAACTGTTGGCCGGCGACCAGGCCAGTATTCGCAGCCCGGCGCAGGAAGCCACCGCCCTGGACGTGGCCCGCCGCCTGACCGGAATTGCTGCTTCGCCGGGCCTGGGTATTGGCCGGGCTTTTGTCTTGCGGCCGCCGGACCTGACGTTTGAGGCCCAGACGGAGGGCGCCGACCCGGCCGAGCAGCAGCGGCGCTTTGACGCTGCGCTGGAACAGAGCCGCGCCGAGTTGCAGGCGGTGCGCGACCGAACGGCCGAGCAGCTGGGCGAAGAACACGCTGAAATTTTCGACGCCCATCTGCTGCTGCTGGCCGACCCCGAGTTGCTGGAACAGGTGACGGCCGGCTTAAAGCAGGGCCAGAGCGCCGAGACGGCACTCAGCCAGGTATCGGAAACCTTTATCGCAGTGTTCGAAACGATGGACGACGAGTACATGCGCGAGCGGGCCGCCGACCTGCGCGACGTGCGTGACCGGGTGCTTTCGCACCTGCTGGGTCGCCCGCTGTCCTCGCTGGGAGACTTGCGTGAACCGTCTATTCTGGTGGCACACGATCTGGCCCCCAGCGACACGGCGGCTCTGGACCGCTCACTGGTGCGCGGGGTCGTGACGGCGGTCGGGGGGCGCACCAGCCACTCGGCCATCATGGCGCGCGGGCTGGGCCTGCCGGCAGTGGTGGGCGCCGGAGAAGCGGCCCTGACGATTGCCAACGGTACCCCACTCATCGTGGACGGCGAACTGGGCCGCGTGCTGGTGGAACCGGGCGAGAGCGCTCTGGCCGAAGCCCAGGCCCGCGCCCGTTCCTACTCCGAGCACCGCGACCGCTTGCTGGCGCTGGTTGGCACCGAAGGCCGCACCCTTGACGGCGAGCGCATTGAACTGGCTGCCAATATCGGCAGCCCCGGCGACCTGCCCATCGCGCTGGACTACGGCGCCGAGGGCGTGGGCCTTTACCGCACCGAATTCCTGTATATGGCCCAGGACCGGCTACCTACCGAGGAAGAGCAGTTCAGCGCCTACCGCCAGGTTCTGGAAGGCATGAATGGCCGGCCGGTGATTATCCGCACCCTGGATATCGGCGGCGATAAGGCCGCGCCCTACCTGAATCTGCCGCAGGAAACCAATCCCTTCCTGGGCTTCCGGGCCATCCGGCTGTGTCTGGCCCGCCCAGACATCTTCCGGGTGCAGCTGCGGGCGCTGCTGCGGGCCAGTGCGTACGGCAATCTGCGAATCATGTTCCCGATGGTGGCCACGCTGGAAGAATTCCGCCAGGCCCGTGGCCTGCTGGAAGAGGAACGCACTCGGCTGGAAGTCGAAGGCGTATCAGTGGCCGAGCATGTCCCGCTGGGCATGATGATCGAAGTGCCAGCGGCGGCCGTGCTGGCCGAAACTTTTGCCCGTGAAGCCGAGTTCTTCTCGGTGGGGTCCAACGACCTGATCGGGTACTCAATGGCCGCCGACCGCCTGAACGAACAGGTGTCGGGCCTTTACCAACCGCTGAATCCCAGCGTGCTGAAAATGATTGCGCTGACCTGTGAAGGCGCGCAGAAACACGGCCGCTGGGTGGGCGTGTGCGGCGAGATGGCCGGCGACCGCCTGGCCATGCCGCTGCTGGTGGGGATGGGCGTCACCGAACTGAGCATGAGTGCGCCCGCTCTGCTGTCGCGCCGCGAACAGCTGCTCAATCTGAATCTGTCCCAGGCCCGCGAAGTCGCCGCCGAGGCGCTGACCCTGGGCACCGCTGCCGAGGTTGAAGCTCTGGTTCACCGGGCTTTCGGCACGGCCGCTGAGGAGCTGGCCGGAGTATGA
- a CDS encoding acetyl-CoA hydrolase/transferase family protein has protein sequence MLHNSRTGTPARLSAAEAIAHLNPGWRVAISGNASSPTPLLRELARQGERLRGTELYSVLLMGENPLPNENSPFLRRALFMGPADRRAYGKGQLDYIPVFLKDIPGLFTSGRIRLDAAIVQVAPPDEHGFVSLGTESVGMQAAARSAPFVIALVNPQMPRMYGDCHLHLSEVDVIVEDDFALPSTEASVLTPEERLIGQHIADLVEDGDTVQIGIGAIPDAALSAMHSKKDLGMHTELISTSVMDAVQAGVITGRRKTVHPGQIIGTLMLGTPELYHFADRNPMFQMYPSNYTNDVNLIARNRRMTSVNSAIEIDLTGQVCADSVGTRMVSGFGGQLDFVRGANASEGGRSIMAVTSTALVRGQVTSRIVPLLQPGAGVVTTRGDVRYIVTEYGVADLYGLSLSERAQALTAIAHPDFREELEAAAAARGLRPLSVAPGLPTAPANQ, from the coding sequence ATGCTTCACAATTCACGGACGGGCACCCCGGCCCGGCTCAGCGCCGCCGAGGCCATTGCTCACCTGAACCCCGGCTGGCGGGTCGCCATTTCTGGAAACGCCTCTTCGCCCACCCCGCTGCTGCGGGAACTGGCCCGCCAGGGCGAACGCCTGCGCGGCACCGAACTCTATTCGGTCCTGCTGATGGGCGAGAACCCTCTGCCCAACGAGAACAGCCCCTTTCTGCGCCGGGCGCTGTTCATGGGGCCGGCCGACCGCCGTGCTTACGGCAAGGGGCAGCTGGATTACATCCCGGTTTTCCTCAAAGACATTCCAGGCCTGTTCACTTCCGGCAGAATCCGCCTGGACGCCGCCATTGTGCAGGTCGCGCCGCCCGACGAACACGGCTTTGTCAGCCTGGGCACCGAGTCGGTGGGAATGCAGGCGGCGGCCCGCTCGGCACCTTTCGTAATTGCACTGGTCAACCCGCAGATGCCGCGCATGTACGGTGACTGCCACCTGCATCTGAGCGAGGTGGACGTGATCGTGGAGGACGATTTTGCCCTGCCCAGCACCGAAGCGTCCGTCCTGACCCCCGAGGAGCGACTGATCGGGCAGCATATCGCCGACCTGGTCGAAGACGGCGACACCGTCCAGATCGGCATCGGGGCCATTCCCGACGCTGCTCTCAGCGCCATGCACAGCAAGAAGGACCTGGGCATGCACACCGAACTGATCAGCACCTCGGTGATGGACGCGGTGCAGGCCGGCGTGATTACCGGCCGCCGCAAGACGGTGCACCCGGGGCAGATCATCGGCACCCTGATGCTGGGCACGCCGGAACTGTACCATTTCGCCGACCGCAACCCCATGTTTCAGATGTACCCCAGCAACTACACCAACGACGTGAACCTGATTGCCCGCAACCGGCGGATGACGTCGGTCAATTCGGCCATCGAGATTGACCTGACCGGGCAAGTCTGCGCCGACTCGGTTGGCACCCGAATGGTGTCGGGTTTTGGCGGGCAGCTGGATTTCGTGCGCGGCGCCAATGCCAGTGAGGGTGGCCGCTCCATCATGGCGGTGACCAGCACCGCGCTGGTGCGGGGGCAGGTCACTTCACGGATTGTCCCCCTGCTGCAACCCGGCGCGGGCGTGGTGACCACCCGCGGCGACGTGCGCTATATCGTGACCGAATATGGCGTGGCTGACCTGTACGGCCTCAGCCTGAGCGAGCGGGCGCAGGCATTGACCGCCATCGCCCACCCCGATTTCCGCGAGGAACTGGAAGCCGCGGCGGCGGCGCGCGGCCTGCGCCCGCTAAGTGTGGCGCCCGGCCTGCCCACTGCACCGGCAAATCAGTAA